CTTTTACCCAGTTAATATTGGCGCTTTTGGTAACACCCATATTAATTTTTTTGATGGCAAAAGTGGTATCATTTACCCAGAAATCACCTTTAAAAGTCAATTCGTTTTTACGTCTTGGGTAAAAAACAATATTAAAACACCATTTTTTATCAATGTAAGCACTGTCTTTTAAAACGTAATTGTAAACATCAATTCCGGTTCTTGACAACGGACTCGTAAAGCTTTTATCAAAAAACTTGAGGTGATTGTCGTAAATATTATAATCCGAATAAAGGTCTTTTACAAAAGCCAGAATCTGCTGATTTCCGTTGAAACCAGACATTTTATTTCCGGTAAGGTTTTCTTTTACTTTCTTGATTCTGTTATCGCCGTAAACATCATATACCGATTCGTTAATGAAAATCGGAAGATAGGTTTTTCCTGTAACATCTGAAGTATCAACATGATCAAAAACGAATTCCATTCCTTTAAAAAGCTTGTTTTTCATGAAAGCACTATCGATAGTGTTCATATCAAATTCCACTTTTTCATACTTCTGCATTTGATATTGATTGAATTGGTAAAGTCCATTTTTACGTTTTCTTTCCCAGATTTTCCTTAAAATATCAATTGCCGGATTGTTCTTTTTGGATGTTTTTCCAGTATAAATCACAACTTCGCTAAGAGCTTCAGGATCACTTAAAACGATCGTAAAGTTATAATTTACGGCTTTATCAAGAGGAACTTCTTTATCTGAAAATCCTGCAGATGAAACTAGTAAAGCAGTATAGGTGTTTGGAGATTCAAGATAGAAACGTCCATCTTCATTTGAAACGATTCCAGTATTTGAGCCTTTAAAAACAATATTTGCAAAAGGTACAGGCTGATTCGATTTGTCCAAAACAACTCCACTCACCTTAGTTTGTGCAGTAGCAACATTCGCAAAAGCAAATACAATATATAAGAGAAGTAGAGTTAATTTGTTCATTATCATGTAAAAAAAAACTTCACCAATCCATGTTGTCTGATGAAGTTTTATGAGTATTTCGTATTTGTATTACTTGTATAATACTTTCTTAACCGCTTTTACTACATCACCTGCATTTGGTAACCATTCTTTAAGCAATACAGGAGAATATGGCGCAGGAGTATCTGCAGTTGTAATACGTTGAATTGGTGCATCAAGGAAATCAAATGCTTGCTCTTGCACGATGTATGTGATTTCAGAAGAAATACTAGCAACTGGCCAAGCTTCTTCAAGAATTACTAAACGATTTGTTTTTTTAACTGATTTAAGAATTGCATCTTTATCCATTGGACGAACAGTTCTTAAGTCGATGATCTCACAAGAGATTCCTTCTTTTTCTAATTCATCAGCAGCAATGAAAGCTTCTTTAATGATTTTTCCGAAAGAAACGATAGTTACGTCTTTACCTTCACGTTTAACATCGGCAACACCAATTGGAATTGTGTATTCTCCGTCTGGCACTTCACCTTTATCACCGTACATTTGCTCAGATTCCATGAAAATTACAGGGTCATTGTCGCGAATGGCAGATTTTAAAAGTCCTTTTGCATCGTAAGGAGTTGAAGGAACAATAACTTTAAGACCTGGAGTGTTAGCAAACCAGTTTTCTAAAGCTTGTGAGTGAGTAGCTCCCAATTGACCAGCAGAAGCTGTTGGTCCGCGGAAAACGATAGGCACATTAAACTGTCCCCCTGTCATTTGACGCATTTTAGCAGCGTTATTTATAATTTGATCAATACCAACTAAACAGAAGTTGAATGTCATATATTCTACAATAGGGCGGTTTCCATTCATTGCAGAACCTACTGCAATTCCTGAAAAACCAAGCTCAGCAATTGGAGTATCGATTACTCTTTTTTCACCAAACTCAGCAAGCATTCCTTTTGAAGCTTTGTAAGCTCCGTTGTATTCTGCAACCTCTTCTCCCATTAAATATATGGATTCATCGCGACGCATTTCTTCGCTCATCGCTTCGCAAATGGCCTCTCTAAATTGTATTGTTCTCATATTTTTTATTGTATGTTGAATTTTCTGAAGAGCAAAAATAAATATTTTAAATAACTTAAAAGCATAAATTGAATTTAAAATCGCACTAAGTTCTTTCTCGATTTTGGTTTTGACTTTTAAAAGTTTATGATGCTATTTACGAAATCGATATAATAGACGTATAATTCACACTTAATGCTGTTTTCGTCTGCTTTTTATACAAACTTCAACAGATTTGTTTAATTCTTGTTTCTTCAAATTCTGTCTTCATAACGGAACAAATCCAAAACTAGTATAAATCATTCGAAAAATTAACATATCGCAACTTTGCTTTTGTTGCAAAAAATGCTAATAATCAAGCAAAATGCTCTTATTTTCATTTTTTATTTTAAGAAAAAGCACCTAAACCTTTGCAATTTCCGAAATCGTAATAGTTTTCAAAAATATTATGCATGCATAGTATAATTATTCCAAATTAAATTCTAAATTTGTAAAAGCATATTACAAATTCAAAACATATACTTATGAAAATACTAGTTTGCATCAGCCATGTGCCTGATACTACTTCAAAAATTAACTTTACCAATGGTGACTCAGAATTTGACACTAACGGTGTACAATATGTAATTAATCCTAACGACGAATTCGGTCTTACACGTGCTATCTGGTTTCAAGAACAGCAAGGAGCAAATGTAACAGTTGTAAACGTTGGAGGTCCAGATACAGAACCAACATTGCGTAAAGCTTTAGCAATTGGTGCAAATGAAGCAATTCGTGTTAATGCAAATCCTACTGACGGTTTTTTTGTGGCAAAACAATTAGCTGAAGTAATCAAAAATGGTGGTTACGATTTAGTAATTGCCGGAAAAGAATCTTTAGATTATAACGGAGGAATGGTTCCTGGAATGATTGCAGGAATTTTAGGTTATAACTTCTTAAACTCTTGTACCGGTTTAACAGTTGACGGAAACAGCGTAAAAGCAATTCGCGAAATTGATGGTGGTAAAGAAACTGTAGGCACTGCTCTTCCATTAATTATTGGTGCTCAAAAAGGTCTTGTTGAAGAAAAAGATTTACGTATTCCAAACATGAGAGGAATTATGACTGCAAGAACTAAAGCGCTTACTATTCTTGAGCCGGTTGATGCAGCTGTAAATACAAAAGCGGTAAAATTTGAGAAACCAGCTCCAAAATCAGCAGTTAAATTAGTTTCTGCAGATAATTTAGATGAGTTAATCAATTTATTACACAGCGAGGCTAAAGTGATTTAAGATATTTATTGATGAATTAAGATTAACGATTTTTGATTTCAGATTTAAAATCAAAAATGAGTTAATCACAAATCATTAATCACAAATCTAAAATCGTTAATCACAAATCTAAAATCTAAAATTATTATGTCAATATTAATATATGCAGAATCTGCAGAAGGAAAATTTAAAAAAGTTGCTTTCGAATTAGCTTCTTACGCTAAAAAAGTAGCAGAATCATTAGGAACTACTGTTACAGCTCTAACTGTAAACGTTAGCGATGTAAGCGAATTAGGCAAATACGGAGTTGATAAAGTTCTTAAAGTAAGTAACGATAAATTAGCTGGTTTTAATGCAAAAGCTTATGCTGATGTTATTAAACAAGCAGCTCAGAAAGAAGGAACAAAATTAGTTTTACTATCTTCAACTACAGACAGCATTTACCTTTCACCACTAGTTGCGGTAGCTTTAGAAGCTGGTTTCGCTTCAAATGTAGTTGGGTTACCAATTAGCACTTCTCCTTTCCAAGTAAAAAGAAATGCTTTCTCAAACAAAGCTTTCAACATTACAGAAATCAGCACAGATGTAAAAGTGCTTGGTTTAGCTAAAAACTCTTATGGACTTTTTGAAAGCGCAGGAGCTGCTACAGCAGAAGATTTCAGTCCATCAATTGGAGATGATGATTTTGGTGTAAAAGTAGAATCTGTAGAAAAAGTAACTGGAAAAGTTTCTATCGCTGATGCTGATATCGTAGTTTCTGGCGGACGTGGATTAAAAGGTCCAGAAAACTGGGGATTAGTTGAAAATCTAGCTGAAGTTTTAGGTGCTGCAACTGCTTGTTCTAAACCAGTTTCAGATTTAGGATGGAGACCTCACAGCGAACACGTTGGACAAACAGGTAAACCAGTTGCAACAAACTTGTATATTGCGATTGGTATCTCAGGAGCCATCCAGCATATTGCAGGTATCAACTCATCTAAAGTAAAAGTAGTAATCAATAACGATCCAGAAGCTCCTTTCTTTAAAGTGGCTGATTACGGAATAGTAGGAGATGCTTTTGAAATCGTACCTAAACTAACAGAGAAATTAAAAGCTTTTAAAGCACAACATTCTTAATTAAAATTCTCTTTAAAAATATAGCTGCCTAAAAACAAGATGTTGTATCTTTGTTAATAGGCGGCTTTTTTGTTCCATATTTTTTGACTAAAATTGCAGCTTTATTTTTTAATCCAAAGAAGTATTAAAATGAGGCGCTAAGTGCCTTTTTTACAAACATATATGAGTCTAGTAAAATTATCCATAAAAGGAATTTCATACAGCCAAACTCAAAATGGCGCTTATGCCTTAATTTTGAATGAAGTCGACGGCGAAAGAAAATTACCAATTGTTATTGGCGCTTTTGAAGCTCAATCAATCGCTATTGCCCTAGAAAAAGAAATAAAACCACCGCGTCCGTTAACACACGATTTATTCAAAAACTTTGCTGAAAGATTTGATATTGTAGTAAAGCAAGTTATTATTCATAAATTAGTCGATGGTGTTTTTTATTCAAGTTTAATCTGCGAAAGAGATAAAATTGAAGAAATTATTGACGCAAGAACTTCAGACGCAATAGCTCTGGCATTACGTTTCAATGCCCCTATTTTTACTTACAAAAACATTCTGGATAAAGCTGGAATTTATTTAAAATCAAATACTGCCGAAAGCGATCAGGGAACTCAGGAAATTGATGATGTTCTTTCAAATCCTGAAACTTTTGGACGTGAAGAAGAAAGCAACCAATCTGGCGACGTGTATGCAAAACACAGTCTTCAAGAATTAAACGAACTTTTGGATCAAGCCGTTTCTCAAGAAGATTATGAAAAAGCAGCCAAAATTAGAGACGAAATTTCCAGAAGATAAATTCAATGTTTAATCGTTGAACCGTTTATTCGTTAAATCGATTAAACCATTAAACGAATAACCGAATAAACAAACACATGAAACAATACTTAGATTTAGTAAAACACGTTTTAGAAAACGGCAATCAAAAAGGAGACCGAACAGGAACAGGAACAAAAAGTGTTTTCGGCTACCAGATGCGTTTTGATTTAAGTGAAGGTTTCCCAATGGTTACGACTAAAAAACTTCATTTAAAATCCATCATTTACGAATTACTTTGGTTTTTAAAAGGAGATACTAATATAAAATACCTAAAGGAAAACGGAGTAAAAATCTGGGACGAATGGGCCGATTCTAATGGCGATTTAGGCCCCGTTTACGGTCATCAATGGCGTAATTGGAATAGCGAAGAAATCGACCAGATCTCTGAATTAATTACAGAATTAAAGACAAATCCGAATAGTAGAAGAATGCTAGTCTCTGCATGGAATCCATCGGTTTTGCCAGATACTAAAAAATCTTTTGAAGAAAATGTTGCCAACAACAAAGCCGCATTACCTCCATGTCATGCCTTTTTTCAGTTTTATGTGGCAAGTGCAGATCCTGAAAAAGGAGAAACAAAAGGAAAATTATCCTGCCAATTATACCAGCGAAGTGCAGATATATTTTTAGGAGTTCCTTTTAATATTGCTTCGTACGCATTATTAACGATGATGATTGCACAAGTTTGCGATTTAGAACCAGGCGATTTTATCCACACTTTTGGTGATGCGCATATTTACAACAATCATTTTGAACAATTGGAATTGCAGTTAACACGTGAGCCAAAACCATTACCAAAAATGATTTTAAATCCAGAGATTAAAAACATTTTCGATTTTGATTATGACGATTTTACACTTGTTGACTATGATCCACATCCTGCGATCAAAGGAAGTGTTGCTGTATAATATTAAAAAATCCGCTAAATAATTTAAGCGGATTTTTTTATACAACTACTACTCCATTTTCACTCCCAGCAAAATCATTCCATTTGTAGAAATCAGCTTCGGGATCGTTTACATAATTTCCGTCGATTACATACTTAAATTCGTAAATCGCATCTTTTACCAGATCGTAAGTAGCTTTGAAAGTTCCGTTTTTAAGTTTGCTTAAAACACCTTCTTCTGCGTTCCAATTATTGAAATCTCCAACAACTGCTGCCGAATCAGCATCTTTGGCATCGATAGAAAAGGTTACTTTACAAACTGGTTTAGTTTTGACAAATTGTTTCTTAAGAGACATAACTATTTAGTTTTTAGATTCATACACTAAATTAAAGAAATTCATCCGAACTCTGTACACTACTATAACCGATTTACGATTATAATAAAAAGACTACATGATTTTAATTGTATCTATAATTTAAAGTGCCTATTTTTTTCGGATTGAGAATTTAGATCTGTATTGAGTAGAATATTTATGTAGCCAAAATATGGTGTTTTCAAAATAAATTTTAACTTTATAATCTCATTTATATCTTATGGAAAAAGAAGTGCACGAACAATACGAGTATGCCAGAAGACGTATAAGACAAAAAAAAGTCCTGTATTTCCATTTTGTACTCTTTCTACTTGGAAGCTTATTTATATTTGTCGCTAATAAATTTTTCGGTTTTGGAGCATCATCAGAACACAACTGGTGTTTATGGGGAATTACATTATGGTTCTTTCTGTTTATTTTACACTTTATAAAAGTTTACATTACAGACCGATTTATGAATAAAAAATGGGAAAGAGAACAAATTGACCGATTAGTTGCTTTACAACAGAAAAGAATTAGTCAATTAGAATCTAAAATAAATGAAGATACTGAGAATAAAATTTAGTTTCAGCGTATTATGATTATAATGATTGCGGCTATTGCCGAAAATAATGCCCTTGGGAAGAATAACGAATTAGTATGGCATCTTCCAAATGATTTTAAAAGATTTAAATCTCTTACCACAAATCATCATATTATTATGGGCAGAAAAACTTTTGAAAGTTTTCCTAAACCTTTACCTAACAGAGTTCATATTGTAATAACAAGACAAACAGATTACAAACCTGAAGGCTGCATTGTGGTTGACAGTATGGAAAAAGCTATTGCATTATGTCCTGAAAATGAAGATTCATACATTATTGGCGGAGGCGAGATTTACACTCTTGGAATGCCTTTTTCTGATATTCTTGAAATTACGAAAGTACATCACACTTTTGATGCTGATGCTTTTTTTCCAAAAATTAGTAAAAGTGAATGGCAGTTAGTTGAAGCTGAAGAAAATTTCAAAGATGAAAAACATCTTTACGATTACACTTACGAAACTTACATTAGAAAATAAAAAAACATCCTCTTTTGAAGGATGTTTTTTAAAAACTGATTAATTTTGTATTGACTCGCTCAAGAAAATAGTTTTTGTAAAAAATCACAAACGCGTAAAAACATTTGAAATAACTGAATAACATTTAATGTTAAATGAGACTAAGAGTCTCAAAAGCCTTTAATAACAAATACCACTAAGATATTAAAGGCAAGAAAATTAAAATTTCCAAAAACAAATTTAATCCTAAGAACGTATTTCGCACTTTTAAAATTGTATTCCCCCAAGAACAACACTTTTAAAAACTACTAACCTGAACAGATGAATATCAGTGCAAAAAAAACACTCATCTGATTAAGTCAATGACAAGATCAATCATTAATTTTATCATTTTTACTTCAGCAAAGTTGGGCATAAAATCTACGTTGCACAATACCCACTTTTAGTGATTTTTTTCAAATCACTGTTTTTGGTGATGCTGAATAACTTCGTAAAAAACCCGTTTTAAACCTTGTTTTAAAACATTTAACGGACATTTTAAAAAACTCAATTACAGTTACAGCAGATTGTTTATATTTGCGTAAATTATAATAATGTCTGAAAAAGTAACTCCATATAAAGACTCTTCTTTAGGAAAGAAAGAGCAGGTTGCCCAAATGTTTGATAACATTTCTGGCAACTATGATAATTTAAACCGCGTAATCTCATTTGGTATTGATACGAAATGGAGAAAAAAAGTACTTAAAATAGTTTCTGATACCAAACCAAAAACTATTTTAGATATTGCTACAGGAACTGGTGATCTGGCAATTTTGATGGCTAAAACCAATGCAGAAAAAATTATTGGACTGGATATTTCTGCCGGAATGCTTGAAGTGGGAAAAAAGAAAGTCGAAGACAAAAAGCTTTCAAATGTAATCGATTTGGTTTTGGGAGATTCTGAAAACATTCCTTTTGAAGACAACCATTTTGATGCTATTACAGTAGGATTTGGTGTTCGTAACTTTGAAAATCTTGAAAAAGGTTTTGCAGAAATTTTACGTGTATTGAAGCCTAACGGAATTTTCGTGATTCTGGAAACTTCGGTACCAGAAAAAACACCATATAAACAAGGATATAAATTCTACACCAAAAATATACTTCCGGTTATAGGAAAGATTTTTTCTAAAGACAATTCAGCATATGGCTATTTATCTGAATCTGCCGCTGTTTTTCCTTATGGAGAAGCTTTAAACAATATTTTAAGAAAAACTGGGTTTATAGATGTTGTAGCAATGCCGC
This is a stretch of genomic DNA from Flavobacterium endoglycinae. It encodes these proteins:
- a CDS encoding dihydrofolate reductase, which gives rise to MIIMIAAIAENNALGKNNELVWHLPNDFKRFKSLTTNHHIIMGRKTFESFPKPLPNRVHIVITRQTDYKPEGCIVVDSMEKAIALCPENEDSYIIGGGEIYTLGMPFSDILEITKVHHTFDADAFFPKISKSEWQLVEAEENFKDEKHLYDYTYETYIRK
- a CDS encoding bifunctional nuclease family protein, translated to MSLVKLSIKGISYSQTQNGAYALILNEVDGERKLPIVIGAFEAQSIAIALEKEIKPPRPLTHDLFKNFAERFDIVVKQVIIHKLVDGVFYSSLICERDKIEEIIDARTSDAIALALRFNAPIFTYKNILDKAGIYLKSNTAESDQGTQEIDDVLSNPETFGREEESNQSGDVYAKHSLQELNELLDQAVSQEDYEKAAKIRDEISRR
- a CDS encoding isoamylase early set domain-containing protein, which gives rise to MSLKKQFVKTKPVCKVTFSIDAKDADSAAVVGDFNNWNAEEGVLSKLKNGTFKATYDLVKDAIYEFKYVIDGNYVNDPEADFYKWNDFAGSENGVVVV
- a CDS encoding electron transfer flavoprotein subunit alpha/FixB family protein, whose protein sequence is MSILIYAESAEGKFKKVAFELASYAKKVAESLGTTVTALTVNVSDVSELGKYGVDKVLKVSNDKLAGFNAKAYADVIKQAAQKEGTKLVLLSSTTDSIYLSPLVAVALEAGFASNVVGLPISTSPFQVKRNAFSNKAFNITEISTDVKVLGLAKNSYGLFESAGAATAEDFSPSIGDDDFGVKVESVEKVTGKVSIADADIVVSGGRGLKGPENWGLVENLAEVLGAATACSKPVSDLGWRPHSEHVGQTGKPVATNLYIAIGISGAIQHIAGINSSKVKVVINNDPEAPFFKVADYGIVGDAFEIVPKLTEKLKAFKAQHS
- a CDS encoding 2TM domain-containing protein; protein product: MEKEVHEQYEYARRRIRQKKVLYFHFVLFLLGSLFIFVANKFFGFGASSEHNWCLWGITLWFFLFILHFIKVYITDRFMNKKWEREQIDRLVALQQKRISQLESKINEDTENKI
- a CDS encoding thymidylate synthase, with amino-acid sequence MKQYLDLVKHVLENGNQKGDRTGTGTKSVFGYQMRFDLSEGFPMVTTKKLHLKSIIYELLWFLKGDTNIKYLKENGVKIWDEWADSNGDLGPVYGHQWRNWNSEEIDQISELITELKTNPNSRRMLVSAWNPSVLPDTKKSFEENVANNKAALPPCHAFFQFYVASADPEKGETKGKLSCQLYQRSADIFLGVPFNIASYALLTMMIAQVCDLEPGDFIHTFGDAHIYNNHFEQLELQLTREPKPLPKMILNPEIKNIFDFDYDDFTLVDYDPHPAIKGSVAV
- a CDS encoding pyruvate dehydrogenase complex E1 component subunit beta — its product is MRTIQFREAICEAMSEEMRRDESIYLMGEEVAEYNGAYKASKGMLAEFGEKRVIDTPIAELGFSGIAVGSAMNGNRPIVEYMTFNFCLVGIDQIINNAAKMRQMTGGQFNVPIVFRGPTASAGQLGATHSQALENWFANTPGLKVIVPSTPYDAKGLLKSAIRDNDPVIFMESEQMYGDKGEVPDGEYTIPIGVADVKREGKDVTIVSFGKIIKEAFIAADELEKEGISCEIIDLRTVRPMDKDAILKSVKKTNRLVILEEAWPVASISSEITYIVQEQAFDFLDAPIQRITTADTPAPYSPVLLKEWLPNAGDVVKAVKKVLYK
- the ubiE gene encoding bifunctional demethylmenaquinone methyltransferase/2-methoxy-6-polyprenyl-1,4-benzoquinol methylase UbiE; the protein is MSEKVTPYKDSSLGKKEQVAQMFDNISGNYDNLNRVISFGIDTKWRKKVLKIVSDTKPKTILDIATGTGDLAILMAKTNAEKIIGLDISAGMLEVGKKKVEDKKLSNVIDLVLGDSENIPFEDNHFDAITVGFGVRNFENLEKGFAEILRVLKPNGIFVILETSVPEKTPYKQGYKFYTKNILPVIGKIFSKDNSAYGYLSESAAVFPYGEALNNILRKTGFIDVVAMPQTFGVATIYSASKK
- a CDS encoding electron transfer flavoprotein subunit beta/FixA family protein; protein product: MKILVCISHVPDTTSKINFTNGDSEFDTNGVQYVINPNDEFGLTRAIWFQEQQGANVTVVNVGGPDTEPTLRKALAIGANEAIRVNANPTDGFFVAKQLAEVIKNGGYDLVIAGKESLDYNGGMVPGMIAGILGYNFLNSCTGLTVDGNSVKAIREIDGGKETVGTALPLIIGAQKGLVEEKDLRIPNMRGIMTARTKALTILEPVDAAVNTKAVKFEKPAPKSAVKLVSADNLDELINLLHSEAKVI